One window of Brevibacillus choshinensis genomic DNA carries:
- a CDS encoding MBL fold metallo-hydrolase, translated as MQHVEPLHLGKRIHLIDGFDMGWPERTGTYVIEEQELTLIETGPSPSVSYIREGLAKLGYSTDQVKYIIVTHIHLDHAGGAGLFLRECPNATIVVHPKGVRHLVEPSRLIDGARAVYGEQFESLFDPIVSVPEDRLITKADGETLQIGSDCVLEFLDSPGHAKHHFSIYDPVSNGMFTGDTAGVHYPQLNRDGIHLVLPSTSPNQFDPDEMLGSIHRYRERKLDRIYFGHFGMTERVEDVYNQITEWLPVFVREGEDVLTQGLSHEALAKRLLQRVTDSLRALGVADDHEAYEVIKLDLSVCSMGIVDYLQKKYRVTKQ; from the coding sequence ATGCAGCACGTAGAACCACTCCACTTGGGAAAACGCATTCATCTGATCGACGGTTTTGACATGGGATGGCCAGAGCGCACAGGCACTTATGTCATCGAAGAACAGGAATTGACCTTGATTGAAACGGGACCGAGTCCTTCCGTTTCATATATTAGAGAGGGATTAGCCAAGCTGGGCTATTCAACAGATCAAGTCAAATACATCATCGTGACTCACATTCATTTGGATCACGCAGGCGGTGCAGGCTTGTTTTTACGCGAATGTCCCAATGCTACGATCGTCGTACACCCAAAGGGAGTGCGTCATCTCGTCGAGCCGAGCCGCCTCATCGATGGCGCACGAGCGGTTTATGGGGAACAGTTTGAATCGCTGTTCGATCCGATTGTATCGGTTCCAGAGGATCGATTGATCACAAAAGCGGACGGTGAGACGCTCCAAATTGGATCGGATTGCGTTCTGGAGTTCTTGGATTCTCCCGGACACGCCAAGCATCATTTCAGTATTTACGACCCTGTCAGCAACGGCATGTTCACAGGAGATACTGCAGGCGTGCACTACCCGCAGTTGAACAGGGACGGAATTCATCTTGTCCTGCCATCTACTTCTCCTAATCAGTTTGATCCTGATGAGATGCTCGGCTCTATCCACCGATACAGAGAACGAAAGCTAGATCGCATTTACTTCGGTCATTTCGGAATGACAGAACGGGTAGAGGACGTATACAACCAAATTACTGAATGGCTTCCCGTATTCGTGCGAGAAGGAGAAGATGTTCTGACCCAAGGGCTTTCCCATGAGGCTCTGGCCAAAAGACTTTTGCAGCGAGTGACCGATAGCTTGAGGGCGCTCGGTGTTGCGGATGATCATGAAGCGTACGAGGTCATCAAGCTCGACCTATCTGTGTGTTCCATGGGAATTGTCGATTACTTGCAAAAGAAATATCGCGTAACAAAGCAGTAG
- a CDS encoding ABC transporter substrate-binding protein, with translation MKRFWKLAIPVLATLSLIGCGNNQPAQPAQPGAQQEVAKDNLAQASSKETTYPLTVTDATGKEVTFPKAPTRIVSTSPAETEILFALGLDQQIVGVSDYDDYPEAAKSKPKVGGVVKPNEEAILSQSPDLVIGGISMEKPVADKLKTLGMPVYVTQPKKLDDIMANILVMGTITNRQEQAEQMVAQMKEDIARVTEAVKNVKPEEKKKVYLEFSPGWTVGKGEFMDELITLAGATNIASETEGWNPISEEKIVKDDPDVILYAKGITDDKTGKQLEDIIKNRSGWDKMKAIRDQQIYGMDQNILSRPGPRITQGLIDVAKAIYPDLVK, from the coding sequence ATGAAACGATTTTGGAAGCTAGCCATACCTGTATTGGCAACCTTGAGCCTGATTGGTTGTGGCAATAATCAACCCGCGCAACCTGCACAACCCGGTGCGCAGCAAGAAGTCGCCAAAGACAATTTGGCACAGGCTTCATCAAAAGAGACGACGTATCCGTTAACGGTCACGGATGCTACTGGAAAAGAAGTAACCTTCCCGAAAGCTCCTACACGGATTGTCTCCACCTCGCCAGCTGAGACAGAGATTTTGTTTGCTTTGGGCTTAGATCAACAAATCGTCGGAGTGTCCGACTATGATGACTATCCAGAAGCGGCAAAGTCAAAACCCAAAGTCGGAGGAGTCGTAAAGCCAAATGAAGAGGCGATCCTGTCCCAGAGCCCTGATCTGGTGATCGGTGGCATTTCCATGGAGAAGCCTGTGGCAGATAAGTTGAAAACGTTAGGTATGCCTGTCTATGTGACACAGCCCAAGAAATTGGACGATATTATGGCGAACATTTTGGTGATGGGGACGATTACGAATAGACAAGAGCAAGCAGAACAAATGGTTGCGCAAATGAAAGAAGATATTGCACGAGTGACGGAGGCCGTGAAAAACGTAAAGCCGGAAGAGAAGAAAAAAGTATATCTCGAATTTTCTCCGGGCTGGACAGTCGGCAAGGGTGAATTCATGGACGAACTGATCACCTTGGCAGGAGCGACGAACATTGCATCCGAAACCGAAGGCTGGAACCCGATCAGTGAGGAGAAAATTGTCAAGGATGATCCAGATGTCATTCTTTATGCCAAAGGAATCACAGATGACAAAACCGGTAAGCAGCTAGAAGATATCATTAAAAATCGCAGCGGGTGGGACAAGATGAAAGCGATTCGCGACCAGCAAATCTATGGGATGGATCAAAATATATTGTCTCGTCCCGGTCCACGAATTACGCAAGGGCTGATCGACGTAGCCAAAGCCATTTATCCCGATCTGGTGAAATAG
- a CDS encoding FecCD family ABC transporter permease — protein sequence MKGRLIIWVGVGMLLLLASVIISISLGAANLPLSQVWLILLHQFPGFSGIVPVSWPESAEQIVMKVRFPRVVLAILVGACLSLAGAGFQGVLRNSLADPYTMGVASGSAVGAAFLILFGLHISFLGEWSTPVVAFLTGFLSLWIVMRLANTQGKLQTETLLLSGVVVQAFLGSLVSFMVSLSDQTVNEIVFWLMGSLSFRGWDFSYVLFPYLIVGLIILIAYSRALNLFALGERQAAHLGVHVDRTKLIVLIVSTLLTAASVSISGIIGFVGLVVPHLVRMMVGPDYRILLPMATIFGGIYVLWADTLARMLFVPTEIPLGVVTAFLGAPFFAYLLKKNKRTGGR from the coding sequence ATGAAAGGAAGACTGATTATCTGGGTAGGAGTGGGTATGCTCCTGTTGCTCGCTTCAGTCATCATCAGCATTTCCCTAGGGGCAGCTAATCTGCCGCTTTCACAGGTATGGTTGATCTTGCTGCATCAGTTTCCAGGTTTTTCGGGAATCGTTCCGGTGAGTTGGCCGGAGTCAGCAGAGCAGATCGTCATGAAGGTGCGTTTTCCGCGCGTTGTTCTAGCTATTTTGGTAGGGGCGTGTCTTTCCCTTGCTGGAGCAGGATTTCAGGGGGTATTGCGCAATTCCTTGGCAGATCCGTACACCATGGGGGTTGCCTCTGGATCGGCTGTGGGAGCTGCCTTCCTGATCTTGTTTGGTTTACATATCTCCTTTCTTGGTGAATGGAGCACCCCAGTCGTGGCGTTCCTCACCGGATTTCTCAGCTTGTGGATTGTCATGCGGCTGGCAAACACGCAGGGCAAGCTGCAGACGGAGACACTGCTTCTATCTGGGGTAGTCGTTCAGGCTTTTCTCGGCTCCTTGGTATCCTTCATGGTGTCCTTATCCGATCAGACGGTCAACGAGATCGTTTTCTGGCTGATGGGAAGCCTGTCTTTTCGAGGGTGGGACTTTTCCTATGTCCTATTTCCGTACTTGATCGTCGGATTGATCATTTTGATTGCGTACTCACGTGCACTCAATTTGTTTGCTTTGGGAGAGAGACAGGCTGCCCATTTGGGTGTGCATGTGGATCGGACCAAGCTGATTGTATTGATCGTCTCCACTCTCCTGACGGCAGCCTCCGTATCCATTTCAGGTATTATCGGCTTTGTTGGTCTGGTCGTACCCCATTTGGTTCGGATGATGGTGGGGCCAGACTACCGCATTCTTTTACCCATGGCGACGATTTTTGGCGGGATTTATGTACTGTGGGCTGACACATTAGCGAGAATGCTGTTCGTTCCGACAGAAATTCCGTTGGGTGTTGTGACAGCGTTTCTGGGCGCTCCGTTTTTTGCCTACTTATTGAAAAAGAACAAACGCACCGGGGGGAGGTAA
- a CDS encoding ABC transporter ATP-binding protein: MIEVKALKKSYHSISVLRDVTFSVARGEFFGIIGPNGSGKSTLLKMISGVIPPDSGDILLGEKSIRSYSRKDLARQLAVLEQEALPPVGFRVREVLEMGRFPYQNWLGEETEDPTALIDEIIRMLGLVELEERTLDQLSGGEKQRVALGKSLVQKPKLLLLDEPTTYLDIGYQIQLMDIVRSWQKHTQVTVVAVLHDLNLASLYCDRILMLHKGNQVRVGDPREILQSSLIEQVYGTRPIVMEHPIHQLPQIFLQSGS, translated from the coding sequence GTGATCGAGGTCAAAGCTTTGAAAAAGTCTTATCATTCGATATCGGTCCTGCGAGATGTGACGTTTTCTGTTGCGCGAGGAGAGTTCTTTGGCATCATTGGTCCAAATGGAAGCGGCAAATCGACTCTGCTAAAAATGATCTCAGGTGTGATTCCACCCGATAGCGGAGACATCTTATTAGGCGAAAAGTCCATTCGCTCCTATTCCCGTAAGGATCTAGCCCGCCAATTGGCGGTTCTGGAGCAGGAGGCGCTGCCCCCGGTTGGTTTTCGTGTACGCGAGGTTTTGGAGATGGGACGATTCCCTTATCAAAACTGGTTAGGGGAAGAAACAGAGGACCCTACAGCTCTGATAGATGAGATTATCCGAATGCTAGGTCTGGTCGAACTGGAAGAACGGACATTGGACCAATTGAGCGGGGGAGAAAAGCAACGAGTCGCCCTGGGGAAATCTCTCGTACAAAAGCCCAAACTCCTCCTCCTGGATGAACCGACGACCTATTTGGATATCGGTTATCAAATCCAACTGATGGATATTGTGCGGAGCTGGCAAAAGCACACACAGGTCACGGTCGTTGCGGTGTTGCATGATTTAAATTTGGCTTCTCTCTACTGCGATCGTATTTTAATGCTACATAAAGGAAACCAGGTGCGTGTAGGCGATCCCCGTGAAATACTGCAAAGCAGCCTGATTGAGCAAGTGTACGGGACTAGGCCGATCGTGATGGAGCACCCGATTCATCAACTGCCTCAAATCTTCCTGCAATCTGGCTCATAG
- the cobU gene encoding bifunctional adenosylcobinamide kinase/adenosylcobinamide-phosphate guanylyltransferase produces MVVLITGGAKSGKSTFAEKYAAKLGTKGIYIATSPVFDEELQERVRLHQQRREMSAIGWETIEESYELNAVLRDLAGNKELWETGTVVLVDCLILWLSNWLLRYEQDRAEERIDEQLTLLEQTLCNFPGTLLLVSNEVGYGIVPDYPLGRNFRDLAGIMNQRMAAVSDRVFLVTAGIPIELKSREFTI; encoded by the coding sequence ATGGTTGTGCTGATCACGGGAGGTGCCAAAAGCGGCAAGAGTACATTTGCTGAAAAGTACGCTGCCAAGCTCGGTACCAAAGGCATCTATATCGCGACATCACCTGTATTCGATGAAGAGCTACAGGAAAGGGTAAGACTTCACCAGCAACGAAGGGAAATGTCTGCTATCGGATGGGAAACAATTGAAGAATCGTACGAGCTGAATGCCGTCCTGCGAGATCTGGCTGGGAACAAAGAGCTGTGGGAGACGGGAACCGTCGTGCTAGTCGATTGCTTGATTTTGTGGCTATCGAATTGGCTGCTGCGTTACGAACAGGACCGTGCCGAGGAACGAATCGATGAGCAACTGACTCTCCTGGAGCAAACGCTCTGTAACTTCCCAGGGACATTGCTCTTGGTCTCAAATGAGGTCGGTTATGGCATCGTACCTGATTATCCGCTCGGGCGGAATTTTCGAGATCTGGCAGGCATTATGAATCAGAGGATGGCAGCTGTGAGCGACCGTGTTTTCCTCGTCACAGCAGGGATTCCGATTGAATTAAAAAGCCGTGAATTCACGATATAG
- a CDS encoding YitT family protein produces MMRRALQVTRRYSLILFGASLLAFTYFHINFQNHLSEGGFVGLGLLAKYAFDLSPAMMMLLLDIPLFLVAWIVRGRQFIWDTIFASLSFTVFYDLFERFSPIVIDLSGMMPVASIVSGALTGLGTGLVLRYGAATGGDDILSLLLSKYTGLSIGTIFLLLDALVLTLSFWYVPVKEMIFTILAVIISSRVITWTVESGATVEVNEEGHGHGNVSMTHR; encoded by the coding sequence ATGATGAGGAGAGCGCTGCAAGTAACCCGACGTTACAGTTTGATTTTGTTTGGAGCGAGTTTGTTAGCTTTCACTTATTTTCACATTAATTTTCAGAACCACTTATCAGAGGGTGGGTTCGTCGGCCTGGGGCTATTGGCAAAATACGCTTTTGACCTGTCACCAGCGATGATGATGCTACTGCTTGATATTCCACTGTTTTTAGTGGCGTGGATTGTGAGAGGACGTCAGTTCATCTGGGATACGATTTTCGCATCTCTTTCGTTTACCGTTTTTTATGATCTGTTTGAACGATTCTCACCGATTGTGATCGACTTGAGTGGCATGATGCCAGTCGCGTCCATCGTGTCAGGTGCATTGACCGGATTGGGTACGGGATTGGTTTTGCGGTATGGCGCCGCAACAGGGGGAGACGATATTTTGTCTCTTCTGCTCAGTAAGTACACCGGGCTGTCGATCGGTACCATATTTCTTTTACTTGATGCTTTGGTACTTACCCTTTCGTTCTGGTATGTACCTGTAAAAGAAATGATCTTTACCATTTTGGCCGTCATCATCTCCAGTCGGGTCATTACGTGGACAGTCGAATCGGGAGCAACGGTCGAGGTAAACGAAGAGGGTCATGGACATGGCAACGTATCCATGACACACAGATAA
- the thiM gene encoding hydroxyethylthiazole kinase → MNMERVGQLLEKVREANPLIHNITNVVVTNFTANGLLALGASPVMAYAKQEVADMAGIAGALVLNMGTLDEQVVEAMLIAGKSANDHGVPVLFDPVGAGATPYRTKTAQTMVQEVKTAIVRGNAAEISHVIGESWEIKGVDAGEGKGDVVALAKMAAKKLGTIVAITGKVDVITDGERTYLIRNGHPILTKVTGTGCLLTSVMGAFAAVDDDVLFAGAAALVCYGVAAEQAAQKTAEEGPGSFQFQFLNELAIATPDDVRRKGVLEVME, encoded by the coding sequence ATGAATATGGAGAGAGTCGGTCAACTACTAGAGAAGGTTCGTGAAGCAAATCCGTTAATACATAACATCACCAACGTAGTCGTTACCAATTTTACGGCAAACGGGCTTCTGGCACTGGGAGCATCACCTGTAATGGCGTATGCCAAACAAGAAGTGGCGGACATGGCAGGAATTGCAGGTGCGCTCGTATTGAACATGGGAACGCTGGACGAACAGGTAGTAGAGGCCATGCTGATCGCAGGGAAATCTGCAAATGATCACGGAGTCCCCGTCCTGTTTGATCCGGTTGGAGCGGGTGCCACTCCTTATCGTACGAAGACCGCTCAGACAATGGTGCAGGAAGTAAAAACAGCGATTGTAAGAGGGAATGCTGCGGAGATCTCCCATGTAATAGGAGAGTCTTGGGAGATCAAGGGGGTCGACGCAGGAGAAGGAAAAGGGGACGTCGTCGCACTGGCGAAGATGGCAGCGAAGAAGCTGGGGACGATCGTAGCGATCACGGGAAAGGTGGACGTCATCACAGATGGAGAACGTACCTACTTGATTCGCAACGGTCATCCGATTCTGACCAAAGTAACGGGTACTGGCTGCTTGCTCACATCCGTCATGGGAGCTTTTGCAGCGGTAGACGATGATGTACTCTTCGCTGGTGCTGCTGCTCTGGTGTGCTATGGTGTTGCCGCCGAGCAAGCAGCACAAAAGACTGCAGAGGAAGGCCCGGGTAGCTTTCAGTTTCAGTTTTTGAACGAGCTGGCCATCGCAACACCTGATGATGTTCGTAGAAAAGGCGTACTTGAAGTAATGGAATAG
- a CDS encoding NAD(P)/FAD-dependent oxidoreductase, with amino-acid sequence MEQHELFDVTIIGGGPAGLYSSFYSGLREMKTKLIEFQPRLGGKIHVYPEKMIWDVGGQTPITGAKLIEQVVAQGLTFHPEVFLNEKVVSISRNEDGIFVLRAKSGNLHYSKTVIVAVGGGILTPQKLDLEGAEKFEVSNLHYTVKSINYFQDKTVVISGGGNSAIDWANELEPIAKKVYLTYRKESLSAHEAQVTQLLNSSASCFFQTTITRLVASANREVVELVELTNHETGEVTTLVIDDVIINHGYERDSSLLKNSELEITLAEDFYVDATASGESSIPGLYAAGDIVKYDGKLHLIAGAFQDAANAVNKAKQYISPDANSHGMVSSHNEIFKQRNRELIKQMLQK; translated from the coding sequence ATGGAACAACATGAATTGTTTGATGTGACCATCATTGGAGGAGGCCCAGCAGGTCTTTACTCTAGTTTTTATAGCGGGCTTCGCGAGATGAAAACGAAGCTGATTGAATTTCAACCTCGATTAGGCGGGAAAATTCACGTATATCCAGAGAAAATGATCTGGGACGTCGGAGGGCAAACGCCGATTACCGGAGCCAAGCTCATCGAGCAGGTGGTCGCTCAAGGATTGACCTTTCATCCAGAAGTCTTCTTGAACGAAAAAGTGGTATCGATTTCACGGAACGAAGATGGGATTTTTGTTTTGCGAGCTAAGTCTGGCAACCTTCACTATTCCAAAACAGTCATTGTAGCGGTCGGAGGCGGAATTCTCACCCCGCAAAAACTAGATTTGGAAGGTGCCGAGAAGTTTGAAGTATCCAATCTGCACTACACCGTGAAGTCCATTAACTATTTTCAGGACAAGACCGTCGTGATCTCCGGAGGTGGGAACTCTGCCATCGATTGGGCAAATGAATTGGAGCCCATTGCCAAGAAGGTTTATCTCACCTACCGGAAGGAATCGTTGTCTGCTCATGAAGCGCAAGTCACCCAGCTTTTGAACAGCTCGGCTAGTTGCTTTTTCCAGACCACGATTACACGCCTAGTCGCATCTGCTAATCGCGAGGTCGTCGAGCTTGTGGAATTGACGAATCATGAAACAGGTGAAGTCACTACCTTAGTGATCGATGATGTGATCATCAACCACGGATACGAGCGGGATTCCAGCCTTTTGAAAAATAGCGAGCTGGAAATTACATTAGCCGAGGATTTTTACGTGGATGCGACCGCAAGCGGTGAGTCATCGATTCCTGGCCTGTACGCTGCCGGTGATATCGTCAAATACGACGGCAAGCTGCACTTGATCGCTGGCGCTTTTCAGGATGCTGCCAATGCTGTCAACAAGGCGAAGCAATACATTTCACCAGACGCGAATTCCCACGGCATGGTCTCCTCGCACAACGAGATTTTCAAGCAGAGGAATCGCGAATTGATCAAGCAAATGCTGCAAAAATAG
- a CDS encoding ABC transporter ATP-binding protein encodes MVRLYTEELNIGYGERLIVKALSVKIPDKKITAIIGSNGCGKSTLLKAMTRIISHQSGAVILDGESISKENTKILARKMAILPQTPESASGLTVGELVSYGRFPYQSGLGRLNKKDYEAIDWALEVTGTKDFKYRPVDALSGGQRQRVWIAMALAQETEIIFLDEPTTYLDLAHQLEVLELLQKLNVEQDRTILMVLHDLNQAARFADFMIALKDGQVVKAGDCEEVMKPEVLKKVFQIDAEIGRDPRTNKPMCITYNLAKGE; translated from the coding sequence ATGGTTCGCTTGTATACAGAAGAACTAAACATTGGTTATGGTGAACGACTAATTGTAAAAGCGCTCAGCGTAAAAATACCCGATAAAAAAATTACGGCTATCATTGGTTCGAACGGTTGCGGGAAGTCCACCTTGCTTAAAGCGATGACCCGAATTATCTCCCATCAATCGGGGGCTGTCATTCTGGATGGCGAGAGCATTTCCAAAGAAAATACGAAGATACTCGCGAGAAAAATGGCGATCCTTCCGCAAACTCCGGAGAGTGCGAGCGGATTAACCGTTGGCGAGCTCGTATCGTATGGCCGATTTCCCTACCAGAGTGGTTTGGGACGACTGAACAAGAAAGATTATGAAGCCATCGACTGGGCACTCGAAGTGACTGGGACAAAAGATTTCAAATACCGTCCAGTAGATGCTTTGTCAGGTGGTCAACGCCAGCGCGTCTGGATTGCTATGGCTCTTGCGCAAGAAACGGAGATCATTTTCCTGGACGAACCGACTACGTACCTGGATTTGGCCCACCAGCTGGAAGTACTGGAACTTTTGCAAAAGCTGAATGTCGAGCAAGATCGCACTATCTTGATGGTGCTGCACGATTTGAACCAGGCAGCGCGATTCGCCGACTTCATGATTGCTTTAAAAGATGGGCAAGTGGTCAAAGCGGGAGACTGTGAAGAGGTCATGAAGCCGGAAGTGCTAAAAAAAGTATTTCAGATCGACGCAGAAATCGGGCGCGATCCCCGAACCAACAAACCGATGTGCATAACATACAATCTGGCTAAAGGAGAATAA
- a CDS encoding iron-hydroxamate ABC transporter substrate-binding protein: protein MRKMWLPFILVFVLFLSACGSQPSEGTNNSNSTAAPKTEDKAPAQEGKTGTITYQAESGPIEVPADPKRVVVLSSYAGNVMALHVNLVGVDSWAKKNPRFQDALKDVAEVSEENIEKIIELDPDLILGLSDAKNLDKLKQIAPTVTFTYGKLDYLTQQIEIGKVLNKEKEAQVWVDDFKKRAQAAGKEIHAKIGDNATVSVIENFDKQLYVYGDNWGRGTEILYQEMKLKMPEKVKETALKEGYYALSLEVMPQFAGDYVILSKNKDTDNSFQETDTYKNIPAVKNNHVFEANLNEFYFNDPLTLEFQLEFFIEHFLGKK from the coding sequence ATGAGAAAAATGTGGTTGCCATTTATTCTAGTCTTCGTACTTTTCCTCAGCGCGTGCGGGAGTCAGCCTTCAGAGGGCACGAACAACTCCAACTCAACTGCTGCTCCTAAAACAGAAGACAAGGCACCAGCGCAGGAGGGGAAAACAGGTACCATCACCTATCAGGCTGAATCAGGTCCGATTGAAGTGCCTGCTGACCCGAAACGGGTAGTCGTTTTGTCGTCTTATGCGGGCAACGTCATGGCGCTGCATGTGAATCTGGTAGGGGTTGACTCTTGGGCGAAGAAGAATCCACGATTTCAAGATGCATTGAAAGATGTAGCAGAGGTTTCAGAAGAAAATATTGAAAAAATTATCGAGCTGGACCCTGATCTCATCCTTGGGTTGTCTGATGCGAAGAACCTCGACAAGCTGAAGCAAATCGCGCCTACCGTTACCTTTACATACGGAAAGCTGGACTATCTGACGCAACAGATTGAGATCGGCAAGGTGTTAAACAAAGAGAAGGAAGCCCAAGTTTGGGTGGATGACTTTAAAAAGCGCGCTCAAGCGGCTGGAAAAGAGATTCATGCGAAAATCGGAGATAACGCGACGGTATCCGTTATTGAGAACTTTGATAAGCAGCTCTATGTATATGGTGACAACTGGGGACGAGGAACAGAGATTCTCTATCAGGAAATGAAGCTGAAAATGCCTGAAAAAGTAAAAGAAACAGCGCTGAAAGAAGGCTATTACGCATTGTCGCTGGAGGTTATGCCTCAATTTGCGGGTGATTACGTAATCTTGAGCAAGAACAAGGATACGGATAATTCTTTCCAAGAGACGGATACGTACAAAAATATTCCAGCAGTCAAAAATAATCACGTATTTGAAGCGAATTTGAATGAGTTTTACTTTAATGATCCACTTACACTCGAGTTTCAGTTGGAGTTCTTCATCGAACACTTCCTCGGAAAAAAATAA
- a CDS encoding FecCD family ABC transporter permease: MTNDKKRFVLFGPKLVISFLVFLAMFAIAMVLGAANTTLLDVWLALTTQTVGEKMSVLREIRLPREVAAIFVGAALSVAGAIMQGMTRNPLADPGLLGLTAGANAALAVTIALIPSANYLDIMVACFIGSAVGAVLVFGMGSLKKGGFSPLRLVLAGSAVSAFLYAIAEGVALSFKISKDVSMWTAGGVIGTSWSQLQIIIPFITVGIILALFLSRQLTILSLSEEVAVGLGQKTMLVKTVLFVVMILLAGAAVALVGNMAFIGLMIPHLVRPMVGTDYRYIIPMSAVTGATFMLLADTLGRTIHAPYETPVAALVAMLGLPFFLLIVRKRGKSFL, encoded by the coding sequence ATGACAAACGATAAAAAGCGTTTTGTTCTATTTGGTCCTAAGCTGGTAATTTCATTCCTAGTCTTTTTGGCGATGTTTGCCATTGCCATGGTGTTGGGAGCTGCGAATACCACGTTATTGGATGTGTGGCTGGCACTCACTACCCAAACAGTCGGTGAAAAAATGTCTGTCCTTCGTGAAATTCGATTGCCTCGTGAAGTAGCTGCGATATTTGTGGGAGCGGCACTGTCGGTTGCAGGGGCGATCATGCAAGGGATGACGAGAAATCCTCTCGCCGATCCCGGATTGCTCGGACTCACGGCAGGTGCAAATGCCGCTCTGGCCGTGACGATTGCCTTGATTCCATCCGCTAATTACTTGGATATTATGGTGGCTTGCTTTATCGGTTCAGCTGTAGGAGCCGTGCTGGTCTTTGGAATGGGTTCCTTGAAAAAAGGAGGTTTTTCACCACTTCGCTTGGTGCTGGCTGGTTCAGCGGTTTCTGCGTTTTTATACGCGATTGCAGAAGGAGTAGCTCTTAGCTTTAAAATATCAAAAGATGTCTCTATGTGGACAGCTGGTGGTGTGATTGGAACGTCATGGAGCCAGCTGCAAATCATTATTCCGTTCATCACGGTAGGGATCATCCTTGCCCTGTTTTTGTCCAGACAGCTGACCATTCTCAGTCTGAGTGAAGAAGTAGCTGTAGGGCTTGGGCAAAAGACGATGCTCGTTAAAACGGTGCTGTTCGTCGTCATGATTTTGCTTGCAGGGGCAGCAGTCGCGCTCGTCGGGAACATGGCCTTTATTGGCCTCATGATCCCCCATTTAGTTCGTCCGATGGTCGGAACGGACTACCGTTATATCATTCCGATGTCAGCTGTGACGGGCGCTACGTTCATGCTTTTGGCAGATACGCTGGGTCGAACCATCCATGCTCCCTATGAGACTCCGGTAGCAGCACTTGTGGCAATGCTGGGATTGCCTTTCTTCCTGTTGATCGTTCGCAAAAGGGGGAAATCATTCCTATGA